A single window of Rickettsiella endosymbiont of Dermanyssus gallinae DNA harbors:
- a CDS encoding GtrA family protein, giving the protein MKALFWQFSRFFVVGATSALVQFSILIGLVELFSVKPIVASTLGYLGGALINYLLNHYFTFKSTLPHRQAVLRFSINSLFGLFLNFVMMSLLLIHYPYVWSQVLTSVVTLIWNFLIHRCWTFQSKKYQR; this is encoded by the coding sequence ATGAAAGCATTATTTTGGCAATTTTCGCGCTTCTTTGTGGTAGGTGCGACCTCGGCTTTAGTTCAGTTTTCTATTTTAATAGGATTAGTAGAGCTTTTTTCTGTAAAGCCTATAGTTGCTTCTACCCTAGGTTATCTAGGGGGCGCACTGATTAATTATCTTCTTAATCATTATTTTACATTTAAAAGCACCTTGCCGCATCGACAAGCTGTATTACGTTTCTCAATCAATTCCCTTTTTGGGCTATTTCTTAATTTTGTAATGATGAGCTTGCTCTTAATACATTATCCTTATGTATGGAGCCAAGTATTAACATCGGTTGTTACATTAATTTGGAATTTTCTGATACATCGATGTTGGACTTTCCAGTCAAAAAAATATCAGCGATAG
- a CDS encoding cell envelope integrity protein TolA — MLPNTNISVADSAEQLLQRNSLLYRWVTNCFSIVKIKSNIWTPEWIESLKIALKKANSETIKQGYKLLTEEFNSKLGQLYSTNENSQNDWVSALLLQLLAMDVYRKTTTECCHDQLMECPSMRWTNYANRVITIVPKEVYLKQLSRLVGEAVSKKPIDSTVDYVLLQIHQHALKFCFKRFLNGLRHTTQDSPPPDEENSAYQSYIQMICMLHVYITRVSNLPLKEKQRLPNLLLEQLKQLIEETCELDLSPSWMERLRQWIQQFFGKLKLLYTTIPSTVETSSSALLIISQQLRKSAKQAAQKKESHSSELIRERCWLYFSLYEQIITQYWDKEKYALNYQSTTLALFESFMSTFAFEPPSTFEKGILRANPLKSQGFFTFSRKKVAPEHLEFLLDTALNKLCVDFINNWFYHDYSANKGSISLLHWLIFRQEPRLMAKIKAYASTEDYTQFRGLAEIPSFEKETLYRFVQDAHKDFCIDLNLLTRMIVSIWLKKIGIIVSHYDLANSLLKPERWLYQTNPVASVPWKDTIPNLAWVLLHAVERLGVGLYFFPPIQQRWSVFQEAWTEHSGSIAEFVYQQDKEIAAILNKLFLTFHLDHESEAKRNDPMLKDWAQNYIPYIKSAKQTLRKFRARDPNELQSLDAKKEAESLLNELKDIVLYCMHCDVKYVRCMLEDDPDISSKLSELRQLHVERIRTRKETEEINKRTEEICKETEEIRKETKEIRKETESERKEKEAAQAREKEERKEKEATQAREKEAQAEIEHLKALLAEQEGQTLPQPSVAGSRSMLFPAPTTPQASTTAAQDTEIAGTSNSVFPNR; from the coding sequence ATGCTCCCTAATACGAATATTTCAGTTGCAGACTCTGCAGAACAGTTGTTGCAACGCAATTCACTTCTCTATCGTTGGGTAACAAATTGTTTTTCGATAGTTAAGATCAAGAGCAACATATGGACACCTGAGTGGATCGAATCATTGAAAATAGCACTGAAAAAAGCGAATTCAGAGACCATTAAACAGGGATATAAGCTACTCACTGAAGAATTCAATAGCAAACTGGGGCAGCTATACTCAACCAATGAGAATTCACAAAATGATTGGGTGTCCGCTTTATTGCTACAGTTACTTGCTATGGATGTGTATCGAAAAACCACTACAGAATGCTGCCACGATCAATTAATGGAATGCCCATCAATGCGATGGACAAACTATGCCAATCGTGTGATAACGATTGTGCCTAAAGAGGTTTATTTAAAGCAGTTGAGCCGATTAGTAGGTGAGGCCGTATCTAAGAAACCCATCGACAGCACAGTAGACTATGTTTTGCTTCAGATTCACCAACACGCACTGAAATTCTGTTTTAAACGATTTTTAAATGGGCTGCGTCATACGACTCAAGATAGTCCACCCCCTGATGAAGAAAATAGTGCATATCAATCCTATATTCAGATGATTTGTATGCTACATGTTTACATCACTCGAGTATCTAACTTACCACTAAAAGAAAAACAACGTTTACCGAATCTGTTATTAGAACAATTAAAACAACTGATAGAAGAGACCTGTGAACTGGATTTATCGCCTTCCTGGATGGAGCGCTTAAGGCAATGGATACAACAGTTTTTTGGTAAACTGAAGTTGTTGTATACGACAATACCAAGTACTGTAGAAACCTCTTCTTCAGCATTACTCATCATCAGCCAACAATTACGAAAATCGGCTAAACAAGCCGCTCAAAAAAAAGAATCACACTCCTCAGAATTGATACGAGAACGTTGTTGGTTGTATTTTTCATTGTATGAACAAATCATCACGCAGTACTGGGATAAAGAGAAGTATGCACTGAACTATCAATCGACGACACTGGCCTTATTTGAAAGCTTTATGAGTACGTTTGCATTTGAGCCGCCGAGTACGTTTGAAAAAGGGATTTTACGTGCGAACCCTCTAAAATCACAGGGATTTTTTACATTCAGCCGAAAGAAAGTAGCACCAGAACATTTAGAATTCTTACTGGACACCGCCTTAAATAAACTCTGTGTTGATTTCATCAATAACTGGTTTTATCATGATTACTCTGCTAATAAGGGGTCGATATCCTTATTACATTGGCTGATTTTTCGACAAGAACCTCGTCTCATGGCCAAGATCAAGGCCTATGCAAGCACTGAAGACTATACGCAATTTCGGGGATTAGCTGAAATTCCTTCTTTTGAAAAAGAAACGCTTTATCGTTTTGTTCAAGATGCTCATAAAGATTTTTGCATCGATTTAAATCTACTCACACGAATGATCGTAAGCATTTGGTTAAAAAAAATTGGGATCATTGTCTCTCACTATGATTTAGCCAATAGTTTATTAAAGCCAGAGCGCTGGTTATATCAGACAAACCCCGTCGCATCGGTGCCCTGGAAAGACACTATTCCTAACCTTGCCTGGGTTCTATTGCATGCGGTTGAGCGTTTAGGTGTTGGCTTATATTTTTTCCCACCAATACAACAACGCTGGTCTGTTTTTCAAGAAGCGTGGACAGAACATTCAGGAAGCATTGCAGAATTTGTATATCAGCAGGATAAGGAAATTGCAGCAATCCTTAACAAATTATTCTTGACGTTTCACTTAGACCACGAATCTGAAGCTAAACGAAATGATCCTATGCTAAAGGATTGGGCACAGAACTACATTCCTTATATTAAATCTGCCAAACAGACCTTACGAAAATTCAGAGCACGAGATCCCAATGAATTACAAAGTCTCGATGCAAAAAAGGAAGCCGAATCATTATTAAATGAACTGAAAGACATTGTGCTCTATTGTATGCATTGTGATGTTAAATACGTGCGATGTATGCTCGAGGATGATCCCGACATCTCATCTAAGTTAAGTGAGCTTAGGCAATTACACGTCGAGAGGATCAGAACACGTAAAGAAACAGAAGAAATAAACAAAAGGACAGAGGAAATATGCAAAGAGACAGAAGAAATACGCAAAGAGACAAAAGAAATACGCAAAGAGACAGAAAGTGAACGTAAAGAGAAAGAAGCTGCACAAGCTCGAGAAAAAGAGGAGCGCAAAGAGAAAGAGGCTACACAAGCTCGAGAAAAAGAGGCGCAAGCGGAGATAGAACATCTAAAAGCATTATTAGCAGAACAAGAAGGACAGACGTTACCACAACCTAGCGTAGCCGGATCACGGTCTATGCTATTTCCTGCCCCAACTACACCCCAAGCATCAACCACTGCTGCACAAGATACAGAAATAGCAGGAACAAGTAACTCAGTTTTTCCAAATAGATAA
- a CDS encoding FAD-dependent oxidoreductase produces the protein MKQKIAVVGVGIIGITNAVRLLQEGFSVTIFTKDEPLETNSDAAVATWYTPGDSKPILHKYCLESLAKFNELIESETYSGVKKIPVILYFKGEEDFINSVWAKEPLRTLINLTEPPVDRAKIPGFPFSVLVHNPLIDPTIYRPYMLKKFEALGGKLKIEKIDSLVELADTHDIVVNSAGWEAKYLTHDPLIYPARGQTETMKVPQALGASYSLNVEAMDAYVVFRPLSEDCVIGTTYQVGDCDRAVRESDKKAIFQTMRQESIVKAMRSRRARDRRALTGEAGNASRRKVICGRHGHELRRSECVPDAGRIAA, from the coding sequence TTGAAACAAAAAATTGCAGTTGTGGGTGTTGGCATTATTGGAATAACTAATGCAGTTCGCCTTTTACAAGAAGGCTTTTCAGTTACTATTTTTACTAAAGATGAGCCACTTGAAACAAATTCAGATGCGGCTGTAGCAACCTGGTATACGCCTGGTGATTCTAAGCCAATTTTACATAAATATTGTTTAGAAAGTTTAGCTAAATTCAATGAATTAATAGAGTCGGAAACTTATTCCGGTGTGAAAAAAATTCCAGTCATCCTTTATTTTAAAGGAGAAGAAGATTTTATAAACAGTGTTTGGGCAAAAGAACCCCTGAGAACATTAATTAATCTTACTGAGCCGCCGGTTGATCGGGCAAAAATACCAGGATTCCCCTTTTCAGTGCTTGTGCATAATCCTCTGATAGACCCTACCATTTATAGACCCTATATGCTGAAAAAATTTGAAGCATTGGGTGGAAAGCTTAAAATAGAAAAAATTGATTCTTTAGTAGAATTGGCCGATACCCATGACATTGTAGTAAACAGCGCAGGATGGGAAGCCAAATATTTAACTCATGATCCCTTGATATACCCAGCTCGAGGCCAAACAGAAACAATGAAAGTACCTCAAGCTTTAGGGGCTAGTTACTCTCTTAATGTTGAAGCGATGGATGCTTATGTTGTTTTTCGTCCTTTGAGTGAAGATTGTGTTATTGGGACGACCTATCAAGTGGGTGATTGTGACAGAGCGGTAAGAGAAAGTGATAAAAAAGCAATTTTTCAAACGATGAGACAGGAAAGCATTGTGAAAGCAATGCGAAGTCGAAGAGCCCGCGATAGGCGTGCGTTGACGGGCGAAGCAGGAAACGCATCACGCCGTAAAGTCATTTGTGGGAGGCACGGGCATGAACTCCGAAGGAGTGAGTGCGTGCCGGACGCAGGACGTATCGCGGCCTAA
- a CDS encoding FAD-dependent oxidoreductase, with amino-acid sequence MAEILREHSDSLEVSAFFPYAKDKSIEATSKAGIRCGRPEVRIEREEVKNANGKQSLIVHCYGHGGTGYSASWGSAEEVVKHCMSFTPSIKPTLR; translated from the coding sequence ATGGCCGAAATTCTTCGGGAGCATAGCGACTCACTTGAAGTTTCTGCTTTTTTTCCTTACGCCAAGGATAAGAGTATAGAGGCAACCTCAAAGGCGGGTATTCGTTGTGGAAGGCCCGAGGTACGAATAGAGAGAGAAGAGGTGAAGAATGCTAATGGTAAACAATCACTCATTGTGCATTGCTATGGGCATGGCGGCACTGGGTATAGTGCTTCGTGGGGTAGTGCGGAGGAAGTCGTGAAGCATTGTATGTCGTTTACTCCCAGTATAAAGCCAACTTTGCGGTAA
- a CDS encoding IS256 family transposase has translation MKQEQEINIAPELISELAKSIKSEKDISALSKQLLKLTVERAMDAELEEHLGYEKHAIEGKNTGNSRNGYSPKRLKGDFGEVEINTPRDRNSTFEPRLIRKGQTRLTEFDEQILALYARGMTTRDIAATFKEMYGAEVSHSLISKVTEAVMDEVTVWQNRPLETVYPIVYLDCIVIKCHQDKRVINKSIYLALGINCEGQKELLGLWIAETEGAKFWLSVLTELNHRGVKDIFIACVDGLSGFPEAINAVFPKTKVQLCIVHLIRYSLRYVPHKDMKAVVADLKLIYRAISIEQAEEALLMFSEKWDKKYPAISRTWHKNWSNMVTLFDYPDDIRKIIYTTNAIESLNSVIRKSINNRKIFPNDQSALKVVYLAVQKASQKWTMALHDWRAAMNRFAIEFEGRFS, from the coding sequence ATGAAACAAGAACAAGAAATAAATATAGCTCCCGAATTAATCAGTGAATTGGCTAAATCCATAAAGAGTGAAAAAGATATATCTGCGCTGAGCAAGCAGCTATTAAAGCTCACGGTAGAACGAGCCATGGATGCAGAGCTAGAGGAGCATCTAGGCTACGAAAAGCACGCGATAGAAGGCAAGAATACGGGAAATAGCCGCAATGGTTATTCACCGAAGCGATTAAAGGGTGATTTTGGCGAAGTTGAGATTAACACGCCTAGGGATCGAAATAGTACGTTTGAACCTCGACTTATACGCAAAGGACAAACGCGCTTGACGGAGTTTGATGAACAGATTTTAGCGCTGTATGCCCGAGGGATGACTACCCGTGATATAGCGGCGACGTTCAAAGAAATGTACGGTGCGGAGGTATCGCACAGCTTGATTTCTAAAGTGACTGAAGCCGTGATGGATGAGGTGACGGTGTGGCAGAATCGCCCCTTAGAAACGGTATATCCTATCGTGTATTTAGATTGTATCGTTATTAAATGCCATCAAGATAAACGTGTGATCAATAAATCCATCTATTTGGCTTTGGGCATTAATTGTGAAGGACAAAAGGAATTACTCGGCTTGTGGATAGCTGAAACCGAGGGTGCAAAATTTTGGCTATCTGTATTAACCGAATTAAATCATCGTGGGGTAAAGGATATTTTTATTGCTTGCGTGGATGGACTAAGCGGGTTTCCAGAGGCAATAAACGCGGTATTCCCAAAAACGAAGGTTCAGCTCTGCATTGTGCATCTTATTCGTTATTCCTTACGCTACGTACCGCATAAGGACATGAAAGCCGTGGTAGCGGATCTTAAGCTTATTTACCGTGCTATTTCTATAGAGCAAGCCGAAGAAGCGCTTCTGATGTTCAGTGAAAAATGGGATAAAAAATATCCCGCCATTAGCCGTACCTGGCATAAAAACTGGAGTAATATGGTGACCTTATTCGATTATCCTGACGACATACGAAAAATTATTTATACCACCAATGCCATTGAATCACTCAATAGTGTGATTAGAAAATCAATTAATAATCGTAAAATCTTTCCTAATGACCAATCGGCATTAAAAGTAGTATATTTAGCGGTACAGAAGGCATCACAAAAGTGGACGATGGCTTTACATGATTGGAGAGCCGCTATGAATCGATTCGCTATCGAATTCGAGGGTAGGTTCTCCTGA
- a CDS encoding ATP-binding protein: protein MLTDKEQNPKTHIERITNKYVENPLSQTLANLSNTVIETALSGQSKFLFEILQNADDATCEQQPIKIEFTLKKNYLIVRHNGKGFDYNDIERICDYASQIEEVKATDLNKTGYKGLGFKALFNVSNCITLYSNGYSFRFDKTHWESPAITPWQIIPIWCEEEQLPFHESYDYQHKYVNFILKLTDVTAVKQQLKAMIQQPETLLFLRQINQLTVDIEGEKNDLQIKIEPQATFQHADFYKNKKVDSSWLLKKYDRAVPKNVKELTQEPVNNFV, encoded by the coding sequence ATGTTAACCGATAAAGAACAGAATCCAAAAACACATATTGAACGCATTACCAATAAATATGTTGAAAATCCCTTAAGTCAAACGCTGGCTAATTTATCCAATACGGTGATTGAAACCGCATTAAGCGGCCAAAGTAAATTTTTATTTGAAATATTACAAAATGCGGATGACGCCACCTGCGAACAACAACCCATCAAAATTGAGTTTACTTTAAAAAAAAATTATCTTATCGTTCGGCACAATGGCAAAGGATTTGATTATAACGACATCGAAAGAATCTGTGACTATGCGTCACAAATCGAGGAAGTTAAAGCGACCGACCTAAACAAAACAGGTTACAAAGGACTAGGATTTAAAGCCTTATTTAATGTATCGAATTGCATCACACTCTACTCTAACGGTTATTCCTTCCGTTTCGATAAAACACATTGGGAAAGCCCAGCAATCACTCCCTGGCAAATCATCCCTATTTGGTGCGAAGAAGAGCAGCTTCCTTTTCATGAAAGCTACGATTATCAGCACAAATATGTTAATTTTATTCTAAAATTGACAGATGTAACCGCTGTAAAACAACAACTTAAAGCAATGATACAGCAACCCGAAACATTGCTGTTTTTACGTCAAATTAATCAATTGACTGTTGATATAGAAGGTGAAAAAAATGATTTGCAAATAAAAATAGAACCACAAGCGACCTTCCAACACGCAGATTTTTATAAAAATAAAAAAGTGGATAGTAGTTGGCTATTAAAGAAATATGATCGAGCTGTGCCAAAAAATGTAAAAGAATTAACACAAGAGCCTGTAAACAATTTTGTGTAA
- a CDS encoding ankyrin repeat domain-containing protein, which yields MTKTRQLITALEKTDYHRMKELVEEGIDVNALLLPSHATILHHAVCAQNLESIKFLVGKLHCNPNTLDHDGNTALHWLFTNQRGIYAIDNLLSVTQFFAKNRMDITIKDRHGWTALDCAIYYYGSYYSRCPQSKEMLDKIFAILIVAILSKNPTQAEPNTIQEHKPILNIWKEFNRLQEEKIKKSSLSYLVTKKPEMIATRLSVGQCLESLDYIKNEFPIIHNGLVKHKTPRIERELKERSSLLCKLKNSVFSTENDISKKLDSDSLDEILSFLHNSDLKGGIKAFIFDKNTGKKKENLI from the coding sequence ATGACTAAAACAAGACAATTAATTACTGCGCTTGAAAAAACCGATTACCATAGGATGAAAGAGTTAGTTGAAGAAGGAATCGATGTCAACGCACTTCTACTCCCTTCTCATGCAACAATACTGCACCACGCAGTTTGCGCTCAAAATTTAGAATCTATAAAGTTTCTAGTAGGAAAATTACATTGCAATCCAAATACTTTAGATCATGATGGGAACACGGCATTACACTGGCTTTTTACTAATCAACGAGGAATATATGCGATAGATAATTTGTTATCGGTTACTCAGTTTTTCGCAAAAAATAGAATGGACATTACTATAAAAGATCGTCATGGATGGACCGCACTCGATTGTGCGATTTATTACTATGGTAGTTACTATTCTAGATGTCCTCAAAGTAAAGAAATGCTTGATAAAATATTTGCTATATTAATCGTAGCTATTTTGTCAAAAAATCCAACCCAAGCAGAACCTAACACAATTCAAGAACATAAACCTATTTTAAATATTTGGAAAGAATTTAACCGGCTACAGGAAGAAAAAATTAAAAAATCTTCTCTTTCTTATTTAGTAACAAAAAAGCCTGAAATGATAGCTACTCGGCTTTCTGTTGGTCAGTGTTTAGAAAGTCTAGATTACATTAAGAATGAATTTCCAATCATTCATAACGGCTTAGTGAAGCATAAAACTCCTCGAATAGAAAGAGAACTAAAAGAAAGATCTTCTCTCTTATGTAAATTAAAAAATTCTGTTTTTTCTACTGAAAACGATATAAGTAAAAAATTAGATTCTGATAGTCTTGATGAAATTTTAAGTTTTTTACATAATTCCGATCTCAAAGGCGGTATAAAAGCCTTTATTTTTGATAAAAATACAGGTAAAAAAAAAGAAAATTTAATTTAA
- the dnaE gene encoding DNA polymerase III subunit alpha, translating to MLSPFIHLHLHTEYSLSDGLLRIDELIARAVALEQPAIAITDQSNLFATIKFYQAAIKAGIKPIIGAECWIENSQFPEQPFRLVLLCQNQQGYQNLIHLISRSYVEGRAGKPILQRSWFTQHSTGLIALSGGREGDIAQALLKEKPAQAKELLQVWLSLFPNRFYLELQRLARANEEEYIMAVTDLAAECSTPVVATNDVRFLFAADFDAHEARVCINSGHILNDPNRPKVYTEQQFLRSSEEMQQVFADIPSALLNSIEIAKRCNLELTFGRAFLPNFPIPQGMTPESFLIEEAKKGLLKRLEKMSSDFVKSSSEFLPSSTTEAVTETSKDRKTIFFDRLHTELEVITSMGFAGYFLIVADFIRWAKEQGIPVGPGRGSGAGSLVAYALQITDLEPLQYGLLFERFLNPERISMPDFDIDFCMEGRDRVIDYVTERYGRESVSQIITYGSMAARAVVRDVGRVLGYPYGMVDKLAKLIPFELGITLEKALIQEEQLKQRYDNEDEIKVLIDLAKKLEGLVRNVGKHAGGVVIAPSKLTDFTALYCEVGSTHCLTQFDKDDIEKVGLVKFDFLGLRTLTIIDWAVQSINLKKSAESALLDIAAIPLDDPKTFALLKAYKTAAVFQLESRGMRDLVKRSQPDSFEDIIALLALFRPGPLQSGMVDDFINRKQGKAKVEYPHPCLEPILRPTYGIILYQEQVMQIAQVLAGFTLGAADLLRRAMGKKKSEEMAKQRAIFTQGAQEKGVAIDLANQIFDLMEKFADYGFNKSHSAAYALVSYQTAWLKAHYPAEFMAAVLSSDMEHTEKVVFFLDECRLMKLKVLPPDINTSYYKFTVTEKGQLRYGLGALKGLGSAVIAMLIKKREEQRFKDLFDLCHRADLHTLNRRGLEALIYSGSLDSFGFNRATLKASLEAALLAAEQQLSTIASGQQDFFGLAMVSTEQEITQQADWPSLQRLQAEKEVLGFYLSGHPLENYAQELSCFITSNLYECSLKAGHSLTIAGWVLSIRSLWTKRGDRMAILNVEDASGRLEVTLFSDTYASYRDKLNKDKLLIIEGESQQDELTGNMRVLAKKILDISEAREIYAKRLLIKLSKPLIKSGQLETLKEKMSIFCPGLCSTVIEYHHPVLHSRLQLCLGDEWTVKPTDDLLTILRQLFGDESVVIQY from the coding sequence ATGCTATCCCCCTTTATTCATCTACATCTTCATACTGAATATTCCTTGAGCGATGGCTTACTTCGTATTGACGAGCTGATTGCTAGAGCCGTGGCATTGGAGCAACCAGCAATTGCAATAACCGATCAATCGAATCTATTTGCGACGATTAAATTTTACCAAGCGGCCATCAAGGCAGGGATTAAACCCATCATAGGGGCTGAATGTTGGATAGAAAATAGTCAATTTCCCGAACAGCCATTCCGATTAGTTTTGTTATGTCAAAACCAACAAGGCTATCAAAATTTGATCCACTTAATTTCCCGTTCTTATGTAGAAGGGCGAGCAGGTAAACCGATTTTGCAACGAAGTTGGTTCACCCAGCACTCAACGGGTTTAATTGCTTTATCTGGTGGCAGAGAAGGTGATATTGCTCAAGCATTACTCAAAGAGAAGCCAGCACAGGCTAAGGAATTATTACAGGTATGGTTATCACTTTTTCCTAATCGTTTTTATTTGGAACTACAACGTTTGGCTCGTGCGAACGAGGAAGAATACATTATGGCTGTAACGGATTTAGCCGCTGAGTGTAGTACGCCTGTTGTAGCGACTAATGACGTACGATTTTTATTTGCAGCTGATTTCGATGCGCACGAAGCGCGGGTTTGTATTAATAGTGGGCATATCTTAAATGATCCCAATCGCCCTAAAGTCTATACCGAACAGCAATTTCTTCGCTCTAGTGAAGAAATGCAGCAGGTATTTGCTGATATTCCTTCAGCGTTGCTTAACTCAATAGAGATTGCTAAACGTTGCAATCTAGAATTAACGTTTGGCAGAGCTTTTTTACCTAATTTTCCTATCCCGCAGGGCATGACGCCCGAAAGTTTCTTAATCGAAGAAGCTAAAAAGGGATTGTTAAAGCGTTTAGAAAAAATGAGTTCGGATTTTGTAAAAAGTTCGTCCGAATTCTTACCGTCTTCAACGACTGAAGCGGTAACTGAAACTTCTAAGGATCGCAAAACGATTTTTTTCGATAGGCTGCATACCGAACTTGAAGTCATTACCAGTATGGGTTTTGCCGGATATTTTCTTATCGTGGCGGATTTTATTCGTTGGGCAAAAGAACAGGGTATTCCCGTAGGGCCAGGAAGAGGTTCTGGGGCAGGTTCATTAGTTGCTTATGCCTTACAAATTACTGATTTAGAACCTTTGCAATACGGTTTGCTTTTTGAACGTTTTTTAAACCCAGAACGTATTTCTATGCCAGATTTTGATATTGATTTCTGTATGGAAGGGCGTGATCGGGTGATTGATTACGTAACAGAGCGCTATGGCCGCGAATCGGTATCACAGATTATTACCTACGGTAGTATGGCAGCACGTGCGGTGGTTAGAGATGTAGGACGTGTTCTAGGCTATCCCTATGGGATGGTTGATAAACTTGCCAAATTAATTCCTTTTGAATTAGGAATTACCCTAGAAAAAGCACTTATTCAAGAAGAGCAGCTTAAGCAGCGATATGATAATGAGGATGAAATTAAAGTATTAATTGATCTGGCTAAAAAACTAGAGGGTTTAGTACGTAACGTAGGTAAGCATGCGGGAGGCGTTGTGATTGCACCTTCTAAGCTGACTGATTTTACTGCCCTTTATTGTGAAGTAGGCTCAACACATTGTCTTACCCAATTTGATAAAGATGATATAGAAAAAGTAGGCCTTGTTAAGTTCGATTTTCTTGGACTACGTACGTTGACGATTATTGATTGGGCGGTGCAGTCAATTAATTTAAAAAAATCAGCAGAGAGTGCATTATTAGATATTGCGGCGATTCCGCTAGATGATCCTAAGACATTTGCTTTATTAAAAGCCTATAAAACGGCAGCCGTGTTTCAATTAGAGTCGCGGGGTATGCGTGATCTCGTAAAAAGATCACAGCCGGATAGCTTTGAAGATATTATTGCCTTGTTAGCGTTGTTTCGCCCGGGACCTTTACAGTCAGGGATGGTGGACGATTTTATTAATCGTAAACAGGGCAAAGCTAAAGTGGAATACCCTCATCCTTGTTTAGAACCTATTTTACGCCCCACGTATGGAATTATTCTTTATCAAGAGCAAGTCATGCAGATTGCTCAAGTATTAGCTGGGTTTACTTTGGGCGCGGCTGATTTATTACGTCGTGCGATGGGTAAAAAGAAATCAGAAGAGATGGCAAAACAACGCGCTATTTTTACGCAAGGGGCGCAAGAAAAAGGGGTTGCCATTGATTTAGCAAATCAAATTTTTGATTTGATGGAAAAGTTTGCGGATTATGGGTTCAATAAATCACACTCAGCCGCCTATGCACTTGTTTCTTATCAAACCGCATGGCTTAAGGCGCATTATCCTGCTGAGTTTATGGCGGCTGTTTTATCTTCTGATATGGAACACACTGAAAAAGTTGTGTTTTTTTTAGACGAATGTCGTTTGATGAAGTTAAAAGTGTTACCGCCAGATATCAACACCAGTTACTATAAATTCACCGTGACTGAAAAAGGCCAACTTCGTTATGGTTTGGGCGCTCTGAAGGGTTTAGGTAGTGCTGTTATAGCCATGCTAATAAAAAAGCGCGAGGAGCAGCGGTTTAAGGATTTATTTGATCTCTGTCATCGTGCTGATCTGCATACATTAAATCGCCGAGGTTTAGAAGCGCTTATTTATTCCGGCAGCCTGGATAGTTTTGGCTTTAATCGCGCTACGCTAAAAGCTAGTTTAGAGGCCGCTTTATTAGCGGCGGAGCAGCAATTATCAACTATAGCTTCAGGGCAGCAAGATTTTTTTGGTCTTGCCATGGTTTCAACGGAGCAGGAGATAACACAGCAAGCGGATTGGCCATCGTTGCAACGCCTACAAGCTGAAAAAGAAGTCTTAGGTTTTTATTTGAGTGGCCACCCTTTAGAAAATTATGCGCAAGAATTAAGCTGTTTTATTACTTCAAATTTATATGAGTGTTCTTTAAAAGCCGGACATTCACTGACGATTGCGGGTTGGGTGCTTAGTATTCGATCGTTATGGACCAAGCGCGGTGATCGTATGGCGATTTTAAATGTAGAGGATGCCAGTGGTCGTTTAGAAGTGACCTTATTTAGCGATACGTATGCTAGCTATCGAGATAAATTGAATAAAGATAAATTATTAATTATTGAAGGGGAAAGCCAACAGGATGAATTAACCGGTAATATGCGTGTGTTAGCTAAGAAGATATTAGATATAAGCGAAGCGCGTGAAATTTATGCTAAGCGGTTGCTGATAAAACTTTCTAAGCCTTTAATTAAGTCCGGTCAACTTGAAACCTTAAAAGAAAAGATGAGCATTTTTTGTCCAGGTCTTTGTTCTACCGTGATTGAATATCATCATCCTGTGCTGCATTCACGATTACAGCTCTGTTTAGGGGATGAGTGGACAGTCAAACCGACAGATGATCTCTTAACGATTCTGCGGCAACTTTTTGGTGATGAGAGTGTCGTTATCCAATATTAA